In one Papio anubis isolate 15944 chromosome 11, Panubis1.0, whole genome shotgun sequence genomic region, the following are encoded:
- the LOXL4 gene encoding lysyl oxidase homolog 4 isoform X1: MFTHSSGILASAVLEVTMAWSPPATFSLFLLLLGQPPPSRPQSLGTTKLRLVGPESKPEEGRLEVLHQGQWGTVCDDSFALQEATVACRQLGFEAALTWAHSAKYGQGEGPIWLDNVRCVGTESSLDQCGSNGWGVSDCSHSEDVGVICHPRRHRGYLSETVSNALGPQGRRLEEVRLKPILASAKQHSPVTEGAVEVKYEGHWRQVCDQGWTMNNSRVVCGMLGFPSEVPVDSHYYRKVWDLKMRDPKSRLKSLTNKNSFWIHQVTCLGTEPHMANCQVQVAPVRGKLQPACPGGMHAVVSCVAGPRFRPPKTKPQRKGSRAEELRVRLRSGAQVGEGRVEVLVNHQWGTVCDHRWNLISASVVCRQLGFGSAREALFGARLGQGLGPIHLSEVRCRGYERTLSDCPALEGSQNGCQHENDAAVRCNVPNMGFQNQVRLAGGRIPEEGLLEVQVEVNGVPRWGSVCSENWGLTEAMVACRQLGLGFAIHAHKETWYWSGMPRAQEVVMSGVRCSGTELALQQCQRHGPVHCSHGGGRFLAGVSCMDSAPDLVMNAQLVQETAYLEDRPLSQLYCAHEENCLSKSADHMDWPYGYRRLLRFSTQIYNLGRTDFRPKTGRESWVWHQCHRHYHSIEVFTHYDLLTLNGSKVAEGHKASFCLEDTNCPTGLQRRYACANFGEQGVTVGCWDTYRHDIDCQWVDITDVGPGNYIFQVIVNPHYEVAESDFSNNMIQCRCKYDGHRVWLHNCHTGNSEPLWNQSCIGSGSWKTVNVPSAPTL, from the exons ATGTTTACTCATTCCTCAGGTATCTTGGCCTCAGCTGTCCTTGAAGTCACCATGGCGTGGTCCCCACCAGCCACCTTCTCCCTGTTCCTGCTGCTGCTAGGCcagccacctcccagcaggccacAGTCACTGGGCACCACCAAGCTCCGGCTGGTGGGCCCAGAGAGCAAGCCAGAGGAGGGCCGCCTGGAGGTGCTGCACCAGGGCCAGTGGGGCACCGTGTGTGATGACAGTTTTGCTCTCCAGGAGGCCACGGTGGCTTGCCGCCAGCTGGGCTTCGAAGCTGCCTTGACCTGGGCCCACAGTGCCAAGTATGGCCAAGGGGAGG GACCCATCTGGCTGGACAATGTGCGCTGTGTGGGCACGGAGAGCTCCCTGGACCAGTGCGGGTCTAATGGCTGGGGTGTCAGTGACTGCAGTCACTCTGAAGACGTAGGGGTGATATGCCACCCCAGGCGCCATCGTGGCTACCTTTCTGAAACCGTCTCCAATGCCCTTGGGCCCCAG GGCCGGCGGCTGGAGGAGGTGCGGCTCAAGCCCATCCTTGCCAGTGCCAAGCAGCATAGCCCAGTGACCGAGGGAGCCGTGGAGGTGAAGTATGAGGGCCACTGGCGGCAGGTGTGTGACCAGGGCTGGACCATGAACAACAGCAGGGTGGTGTGCGGGATGCTGGGCTTCCCCAGCGAGGTGCCTGTCGACAGCCACTACTACAG GAAAGTCTGGGATCTGAAGATGAGGGACCCTAAATCTAG GCTGAAGAGCCTGACGAATAAGAACTCCTTCTGGATCCACCAGGTCACCTGCCTGGGGACAGAGCCCCACATGGCCAACTGCCAGGTGCAGGTGGCTCCAGTCCGGGGCAAGCTGCAGCCAGCCTGCCCAGGTGGCATGCACGCTGTGGTCAGCTGTGTGGCAGGGCCTCGCTTCCGCCCACCGAAGACAAAGCCACAACGCAAAGGGTCCCGGGCAGAG GAGCTGAGGGTGCGCCTGCGCTCCGGGGCCCAGGTGGGCGAGGGCCGGGTGGAAGTGCTCGTGAACCACCAGTGGGGCACGGTCTGTGACCACAGGTGGAACCTCATCTCTGCCAGTGTCGTGTGTCGTCAGCTGGGCTTTGGCTCTGCTCGGGAGGCCCTCTTTGGGGCCCGGCTGGGCCAAG GGCTAGGGCCCATCCACCTGAGTGAGGTGCGCTGCAGGGGGTATGAGCGGACCCTCAGCGACTGCCCTGCCCTAGAAGGGTCCCAGAATGGTTGTCAACATGAGAATGATGCTGCTGTCAGGTGCAACGTCCCTAACATGGGCTTTCAGAATCAG GTGCGCTTGGCTGGTGGGCGCATCCCTGAGGAGGGGCTGTTGGAGGTGCAGGTGGAGGTGAACGGGGTCCCACGCTGGGGGAGTGTGTGCAGTGAAAACTGGGGGCTCACCGAAGCCATGGTGGCCTGCCGACAGCTCGGCCTGGGTTTTGCCATCCATGCCCACAAG GAAACCTGGTACTGGTCGGGGATGCCGAGGGCCCAAGAGGTGGTGATGAGCGGGGTGCGCTGCTCAGGCACAGAGCTGGCCCTGCAGCAGTGCCAGAGGCACGGGCCGGTGCACTGCTCCCATGGCGGCGGGCGCTTCCTGGCTGGAGTCTCCTGCATGGACA GTGCACCAGACCTGGTGATGAACGCCCAGCTAGTGCAGGAGACAGCCTACCTGGAGGACCGCCCGCTCAGCCAGCTGTATTGTGCCCACGAGGAGAACTGCCTCTCCAAGTCTGCGGATCACATGGACTGGCCCTATGGATACCGGCGCCTACTGCGCTTCTCCACACAGATCTACAACCTGGGCCGGACAGACTTTCGTCCAAAGACTGGACGCGAGAGCTGGGTTTGGCACCAGTGCCACAG GCATTACCACAGCATTGAGGTCTTCACCCACTACGACCTCCTCACTCTCAATGGCTCCAAGGTGGCTGAGGGGCACAAGGCCAGCTTCTGTCTGGAGGACACAAACTGCCCCACAG GACTGCAGCGGCGCTACGCGTGTGCCAACTTTGGGGAACAGGGAGTGACTGTAGGCTGCTGGGACACCTACCGGCATGACATTGATTGCCAATGGGTGGATATCACAGACGTGGGCCCTGGGAACTATATCTTCCAG GTGATTGTGAACCCCCACTATGAGGTGGCAGAGTCAGATTTCTCCAACAATATGATACAGTGCCGCTGCAAGTATGATGGGCATCGGGTCTGGCTGCACAACTGCCACACAGGTAACTCCGAGCCACTGTGGAACCAGTCATGTATAGGCTCAGGGAGCTGGAAGACTGTAAATGTACCCTCTGCTCCCACACTCTAG
- the LOXL4 gene encoding lysyl oxidase homolog 4 isoform X2 — MFTHSSGILASAVLEVTMAWSPPATFSLFLLLLGQPPPSRPQSLGTTKLRLVGPESKPEEGRLEVLHQGQWGTVCDDSFALQEATVACRQLGFEAALTWAHSAKYGQGEGPIWLDNVRCVGTESSLDQCGSNGWGVSDCSHSEDVGVICHPRRHRGYLSETVSNALGPQGRRLEEVRLKPILASAKQHSPVTEGAVEVKYEGHWRQVCDQGWTMNNSRVVCGMLGFPSEVPVDSHYYRKVWDLKMRDPKSRLKSLTNKNSFWIHQVTCLGTEPHMANCQVQVAPVRGKLQPACPGGMHAVVSCVAGPRFRPPKTKPQRKGSRAEELRVRLRSGAQVGEGRVEVLVNHQWGTVCDHRWNLISASVVCRQLGFGSAREALFGARLGQGLGPIHLSEVRCRGYERTLSDCPALEGSQNGCQHENDAAVRCNVPNMGFQNQVRLAGGRIPEEGLLEVQVEVNGVPRWGSVCSENWGLTEAMVACRQLGLGFAIHAHKETWYWSGMPRAQEVVMSGVRCSGTELALQQCQRHGPVHCSHGGGRFLAGVSCMDSAPDLVMNAQLVQETAYLEDRPLSQLYCAHEENCLSKSADHMDWPYGYRRLLRFSTQIYNLGRTDFRPKTGRESWVWHQCHRHYHSIEVFTHYDLLTLNGSKVAEGHKASFCLEDTNCPTGLQRRYACANFGEQGVTVGCWDTYRHDIDCQWVDITDVGPGNYIFQVIVNPHYEVAESDFSNNMIQCRCKYDGHRVWLHNCHTGNSYPANAELSLEQEQRLRNNLI, encoded by the exons ATGTTTACTCATTCCTCAGGTATCTTGGCCTCAGCTGTCCTTGAAGTCACCATGGCGTGGTCCCCACCAGCCACCTTCTCCCTGTTCCTGCTGCTGCTAGGCcagccacctcccagcaggccacAGTCACTGGGCACCACCAAGCTCCGGCTGGTGGGCCCAGAGAGCAAGCCAGAGGAGGGCCGCCTGGAGGTGCTGCACCAGGGCCAGTGGGGCACCGTGTGTGATGACAGTTTTGCTCTCCAGGAGGCCACGGTGGCTTGCCGCCAGCTGGGCTTCGAAGCTGCCTTGACCTGGGCCCACAGTGCCAAGTATGGCCAAGGGGAGG GACCCATCTGGCTGGACAATGTGCGCTGTGTGGGCACGGAGAGCTCCCTGGACCAGTGCGGGTCTAATGGCTGGGGTGTCAGTGACTGCAGTCACTCTGAAGACGTAGGGGTGATATGCCACCCCAGGCGCCATCGTGGCTACCTTTCTGAAACCGTCTCCAATGCCCTTGGGCCCCAG GGCCGGCGGCTGGAGGAGGTGCGGCTCAAGCCCATCCTTGCCAGTGCCAAGCAGCATAGCCCAGTGACCGAGGGAGCCGTGGAGGTGAAGTATGAGGGCCACTGGCGGCAGGTGTGTGACCAGGGCTGGACCATGAACAACAGCAGGGTGGTGTGCGGGATGCTGGGCTTCCCCAGCGAGGTGCCTGTCGACAGCCACTACTACAG GAAAGTCTGGGATCTGAAGATGAGGGACCCTAAATCTAG GCTGAAGAGCCTGACGAATAAGAACTCCTTCTGGATCCACCAGGTCACCTGCCTGGGGACAGAGCCCCACATGGCCAACTGCCAGGTGCAGGTGGCTCCAGTCCGGGGCAAGCTGCAGCCAGCCTGCCCAGGTGGCATGCACGCTGTGGTCAGCTGTGTGGCAGGGCCTCGCTTCCGCCCACCGAAGACAAAGCCACAACGCAAAGGGTCCCGGGCAGAG GAGCTGAGGGTGCGCCTGCGCTCCGGGGCCCAGGTGGGCGAGGGCCGGGTGGAAGTGCTCGTGAACCACCAGTGGGGCACGGTCTGTGACCACAGGTGGAACCTCATCTCTGCCAGTGTCGTGTGTCGTCAGCTGGGCTTTGGCTCTGCTCGGGAGGCCCTCTTTGGGGCCCGGCTGGGCCAAG GGCTAGGGCCCATCCACCTGAGTGAGGTGCGCTGCAGGGGGTATGAGCGGACCCTCAGCGACTGCCCTGCCCTAGAAGGGTCCCAGAATGGTTGTCAACATGAGAATGATGCTGCTGTCAGGTGCAACGTCCCTAACATGGGCTTTCAGAATCAG GTGCGCTTGGCTGGTGGGCGCATCCCTGAGGAGGGGCTGTTGGAGGTGCAGGTGGAGGTGAACGGGGTCCCACGCTGGGGGAGTGTGTGCAGTGAAAACTGGGGGCTCACCGAAGCCATGGTGGCCTGCCGACAGCTCGGCCTGGGTTTTGCCATCCATGCCCACAAG GAAACCTGGTACTGGTCGGGGATGCCGAGGGCCCAAGAGGTGGTGATGAGCGGGGTGCGCTGCTCAGGCACAGAGCTGGCCCTGCAGCAGTGCCAGAGGCACGGGCCGGTGCACTGCTCCCATGGCGGCGGGCGCTTCCTGGCTGGAGTCTCCTGCATGGACA GTGCACCAGACCTGGTGATGAACGCCCAGCTAGTGCAGGAGACAGCCTACCTGGAGGACCGCCCGCTCAGCCAGCTGTATTGTGCCCACGAGGAGAACTGCCTCTCCAAGTCTGCGGATCACATGGACTGGCCCTATGGATACCGGCGCCTACTGCGCTTCTCCACACAGATCTACAACCTGGGCCGGACAGACTTTCGTCCAAAGACTGGACGCGAGAGCTGGGTTTGGCACCAGTGCCACAG GCATTACCACAGCATTGAGGTCTTCACCCACTACGACCTCCTCACTCTCAATGGCTCCAAGGTGGCTGAGGGGCACAAGGCCAGCTTCTGTCTGGAGGACACAAACTGCCCCACAG GACTGCAGCGGCGCTACGCGTGTGCCAACTTTGGGGAACAGGGAGTGACTGTAGGCTGCTGGGACACCTACCGGCATGACATTGATTGCCAATGGGTGGATATCACAGACGTGGGCCCTGGGAACTATATCTTCCAG GTGATTGTGAACCCCCACTATGAGGTGGCAGAGTCAGATTTCTCCAACAATATGATACAGTGCCGCTGCAAGTATGATGGGCATCGGGTCTGGCTGCACAACTGCCACACAG GGAATTCATACCCAGCCAATGCAGAACTCTCCCTGGAGCAAGAACAGCGTCTCAGGAACAACCTCATCTGA
- the LOXL4 gene encoding lysyl oxidase homolog 4 isoform X4 produces the protein MAWSPPATFSLFLLLLGQPPPSRPQSLGTTKLRLVGPESKPEEGRLEVLHQGQWGTVCDDSFALQEATVACRQLGFEAALTWAHSAKYGQGEGPIWLDNVRCVGTESSLDQCGSNGWGVSDCSHSEDVGVICHPRRHRGYLSETVSNALGPQGRRLEEVRLKPILASAKQHSPVTEGAVEVKYEGHWRQVCDQGWTMNNSRVVCGMLGFPSEVPVDSHYYRKVWDLKMRDPKSRLKSLTNKNSFWIHQVTCLGTEPHMANCQVQVAPVRGKLQPACPGGMHAVVSCVAGPRFRPPKTKPQRKGSRAEELRVRLRSGAQVGEGRVEVLVNHQWGTVCDHRWNLISASVVCRQLGFGSAREALFGARLGQGLGPIHLSEVRCRGYERTLSDCPALEGSQNGCQHENDAAVRCNVPNMGFQNQVRLAGGRIPEEGLLEVQVEVNGVPRWGSVCSENWGLTEAMVACRQLGLGFAIHAHKETWYWSGMPRAQEVVMSGVRCSGTELALQQCQRHGPVHCSHGGGRFLAGVSCMDSAPDLVMNAQLVQETAYLEDRPLSQLYCAHEENCLSKSADHMDWPYGYRRLLRFSTQIYNLGRTDFRPKTGRESWVWHQCHRHYHSIEVFTHYDLLTLNGSKVAEGHKASFCLEDTNCPTGLQRRYACANFGEQGVTVGCWDTYRHDIDCQWVDITDVGPGNYIFQVIVNPHYEVAESDFSNNMIQCRCKYDGHRVWLHNCHTGNSYPANAELSLEQEQRLRNNLI, from the exons ATGGCGTGGTCCCCACCAGCCACCTTCTCCCTGTTCCTGCTGCTGCTAGGCcagccacctcccagcaggccacAGTCACTGGGCACCACCAAGCTCCGGCTGGTGGGCCCAGAGAGCAAGCCAGAGGAGGGCCGCCTGGAGGTGCTGCACCAGGGCCAGTGGGGCACCGTGTGTGATGACAGTTTTGCTCTCCAGGAGGCCACGGTGGCTTGCCGCCAGCTGGGCTTCGAAGCTGCCTTGACCTGGGCCCACAGTGCCAAGTATGGCCAAGGGGAGG GACCCATCTGGCTGGACAATGTGCGCTGTGTGGGCACGGAGAGCTCCCTGGACCAGTGCGGGTCTAATGGCTGGGGTGTCAGTGACTGCAGTCACTCTGAAGACGTAGGGGTGATATGCCACCCCAGGCGCCATCGTGGCTACCTTTCTGAAACCGTCTCCAATGCCCTTGGGCCCCAG GGCCGGCGGCTGGAGGAGGTGCGGCTCAAGCCCATCCTTGCCAGTGCCAAGCAGCATAGCCCAGTGACCGAGGGAGCCGTGGAGGTGAAGTATGAGGGCCACTGGCGGCAGGTGTGTGACCAGGGCTGGACCATGAACAACAGCAGGGTGGTGTGCGGGATGCTGGGCTTCCCCAGCGAGGTGCCTGTCGACAGCCACTACTACAG GAAAGTCTGGGATCTGAAGATGAGGGACCCTAAATCTAG GCTGAAGAGCCTGACGAATAAGAACTCCTTCTGGATCCACCAGGTCACCTGCCTGGGGACAGAGCCCCACATGGCCAACTGCCAGGTGCAGGTGGCTCCAGTCCGGGGCAAGCTGCAGCCAGCCTGCCCAGGTGGCATGCACGCTGTGGTCAGCTGTGTGGCAGGGCCTCGCTTCCGCCCACCGAAGACAAAGCCACAACGCAAAGGGTCCCGGGCAGAG GAGCTGAGGGTGCGCCTGCGCTCCGGGGCCCAGGTGGGCGAGGGCCGGGTGGAAGTGCTCGTGAACCACCAGTGGGGCACGGTCTGTGACCACAGGTGGAACCTCATCTCTGCCAGTGTCGTGTGTCGTCAGCTGGGCTTTGGCTCTGCTCGGGAGGCCCTCTTTGGGGCCCGGCTGGGCCAAG GGCTAGGGCCCATCCACCTGAGTGAGGTGCGCTGCAGGGGGTATGAGCGGACCCTCAGCGACTGCCCTGCCCTAGAAGGGTCCCAGAATGGTTGTCAACATGAGAATGATGCTGCTGTCAGGTGCAACGTCCCTAACATGGGCTTTCAGAATCAG GTGCGCTTGGCTGGTGGGCGCATCCCTGAGGAGGGGCTGTTGGAGGTGCAGGTGGAGGTGAACGGGGTCCCACGCTGGGGGAGTGTGTGCAGTGAAAACTGGGGGCTCACCGAAGCCATGGTGGCCTGCCGACAGCTCGGCCTGGGTTTTGCCATCCATGCCCACAAG GAAACCTGGTACTGGTCGGGGATGCCGAGGGCCCAAGAGGTGGTGATGAGCGGGGTGCGCTGCTCAGGCACAGAGCTGGCCCTGCAGCAGTGCCAGAGGCACGGGCCGGTGCACTGCTCCCATGGCGGCGGGCGCTTCCTGGCTGGAGTCTCCTGCATGGACA GTGCACCAGACCTGGTGATGAACGCCCAGCTAGTGCAGGAGACAGCCTACCTGGAGGACCGCCCGCTCAGCCAGCTGTATTGTGCCCACGAGGAGAACTGCCTCTCCAAGTCTGCGGATCACATGGACTGGCCCTATGGATACCGGCGCCTACTGCGCTTCTCCACACAGATCTACAACCTGGGCCGGACAGACTTTCGTCCAAAGACTGGACGCGAGAGCTGGGTTTGGCACCAGTGCCACAG GCATTACCACAGCATTGAGGTCTTCACCCACTACGACCTCCTCACTCTCAATGGCTCCAAGGTGGCTGAGGGGCACAAGGCCAGCTTCTGTCTGGAGGACACAAACTGCCCCACAG GACTGCAGCGGCGCTACGCGTGTGCCAACTTTGGGGAACAGGGAGTGACTGTAGGCTGCTGGGACACCTACCGGCATGACATTGATTGCCAATGGGTGGATATCACAGACGTGGGCCCTGGGAACTATATCTTCCAG GTGATTGTGAACCCCCACTATGAGGTGGCAGAGTCAGATTTCTCCAACAATATGATACAGTGCCGCTGCAAGTATGATGGGCATCGGGTCTGGCTGCACAACTGCCACACAG GGAATTCATACCCAGCCAATGCAGAACTCTCCCTGGAGCAAGAACAGCGTCTCAGGAACAACCTCATCTGA
- the LOXL4 gene encoding lysyl oxidase homolog 4 isoform X3: MAWSPPATFSLFLLLLGQPPPSRPQSLGTTKLRLVGPESKPEEGRLEVLHQGQWGTVCDDSFALQEATVACRQLGFEAALTWAHSAKYGQGEGPIWLDNVRCVGTESSLDQCGSNGWGVSDCSHSEDVGVICHPRRHRGYLSETVSNALGPQGRRLEEVRLKPILASAKQHSPVTEGAVEVKYEGHWRQVCDQGWTMNNSRVVCGMLGFPSEVPVDSHYYRKVWDLKMRDPKSRLKSLTNKNSFWIHQVTCLGTEPHMANCQVQVAPVRGKLQPACPGGMHAVVSCVAGPRFRPPKTKPQRKGSRAEELRVRLRSGAQVGEGRVEVLVNHQWGTVCDHRWNLISASVVCRQLGFGSAREALFGARLGQGLGPIHLSEVRCRGYERTLSDCPALEGSQNGCQHENDAAVRCNVPNMGFQNQVRLAGGRIPEEGLLEVQVEVNGVPRWGSVCSENWGLTEAMVACRQLGLGFAIHAHKETWYWSGMPRAQEVVMSGVRCSGTELALQQCQRHGPVHCSHGGGRFLAGVSCMDSAPDLVMNAQLVQETAYLEDRPLSQLYCAHEENCLSKSADHMDWPYGYRRLLRFSTQIYNLGRTDFRPKTGRESWVWHQCHRHYHSIEVFTHYDLLTLNGSKVAEGHKASFCLEDTNCPTGLQRRYACANFGEQGVTVGCWDTYRHDIDCQWVDITDVGPGNYIFQVIVNPHYEVAESDFSNNMIQCRCKYDGHRVWLHNCHTGNSEPLWNQSCIGSGSWKTVNVPSAPTL, from the exons ATGGCGTGGTCCCCACCAGCCACCTTCTCCCTGTTCCTGCTGCTGCTAGGCcagccacctcccagcaggccacAGTCACTGGGCACCACCAAGCTCCGGCTGGTGGGCCCAGAGAGCAAGCCAGAGGAGGGCCGCCTGGAGGTGCTGCACCAGGGCCAGTGGGGCACCGTGTGTGATGACAGTTTTGCTCTCCAGGAGGCCACGGTGGCTTGCCGCCAGCTGGGCTTCGAAGCTGCCTTGACCTGGGCCCACAGTGCCAAGTATGGCCAAGGGGAGG GACCCATCTGGCTGGACAATGTGCGCTGTGTGGGCACGGAGAGCTCCCTGGACCAGTGCGGGTCTAATGGCTGGGGTGTCAGTGACTGCAGTCACTCTGAAGACGTAGGGGTGATATGCCACCCCAGGCGCCATCGTGGCTACCTTTCTGAAACCGTCTCCAATGCCCTTGGGCCCCAG GGCCGGCGGCTGGAGGAGGTGCGGCTCAAGCCCATCCTTGCCAGTGCCAAGCAGCATAGCCCAGTGACCGAGGGAGCCGTGGAGGTGAAGTATGAGGGCCACTGGCGGCAGGTGTGTGACCAGGGCTGGACCATGAACAACAGCAGGGTGGTGTGCGGGATGCTGGGCTTCCCCAGCGAGGTGCCTGTCGACAGCCACTACTACAG GAAAGTCTGGGATCTGAAGATGAGGGACCCTAAATCTAG GCTGAAGAGCCTGACGAATAAGAACTCCTTCTGGATCCACCAGGTCACCTGCCTGGGGACAGAGCCCCACATGGCCAACTGCCAGGTGCAGGTGGCTCCAGTCCGGGGCAAGCTGCAGCCAGCCTGCCCAGGTGGCATGCACGCTGTGGTCAGCTGTGTGGCAGGGCCTCGCTTCCGCCCACCGAAGACAAAGCCACAACGCAAAGGGTCCCGGGCAGAG GAGCTGAGGGTGCGCCTGCGCTCCGGGGCCCAGGTGGGCGAGGGCCGGGTGGAAGTGCTCGTGAACCACCAGTGGGGCACGGTCTGTGACCACAGGTGGAACCTCATCTCTGCCAGTGTCGTGTGTCGTCAGCTGGGCTTTGGCTCTGCTCGGGAGGCCCTCTTTGGGGCCCGGCTGGGCCAAG GGCTAGGGCCCATCCACCTGAGTGAGGTGCGCTGCAGGGGGTATGAGCGGACCCTCAGCGACTGCCCTGCCCTAGAAGGGTCCCAGAATGGTTGTCAACATGAGAATGATGCTGCTGTCAGGTGCAACGTCCCTAACATGGGCTTTCAGAATCAG GTGCGCTTGGCTGGTGGGCGCATCCCTGAGGAGGGGCTGTTGGAGGTGCAGGTGGAGGTGAACGGGGTCCCACGCTGGGGGAGTGTGTGCAGTGAAAACTGGGGGCTCACCGAAGCCATGGTGGCCTGCCGACAGCTCGGCCTGGGTTTTGCCATCCATGCCCACAAG GAAACCTGGTACTGGTCGGGGATGCCGAGGGCCCAAGAGGTGGTGATGAGCGGGGTGCGCTGCTCAGGCACAGAGCTGGCCCTGCAGCAGTGCCAGAGGCACGGGCCGGTGCACTGCTCCCATGGCGGCGGGCGCTTCCTGGCTGGAGTCTCCTGCATGGACA GTGCACCAGACCTGGTGATGAACGCCCAGCTAGTGCAGGAGACAGCCTACCTGGAGGACCGCCCGCTCAGCCAGCTGTATTGTGCCCACGAGGAGAACTGCCTCTCCAAGTCTGCGGATCACATGGACTGGCCCTATGGATACCGGCGCCTACTGCGCTTCTCCACACAGATCTACAACCTGGGCCGGACAGACTTTCGTCCAAAGACTGGACGCGAGAGCTGGGTTTGGCACCAGTGCCACAG GCATTACCACAGCATTGAGGTCTTCACCCACTACGACCTCCTCACTCTCAATGGCTCCAAGGTGGCTGAGGGGCACAAGGCCAGCTTCTGTCTGGAGGACACAAACTGCCCCACAG GACTGCAGCGGCGCTACGCGTGTGCCAACTTTGGGGAACAGGGAGTGACTGTAGGCTGCTGGGACACCTACCGGCATGACATTGATTGCCAATGGGTGGATATCACAGACGTGGGCCCTGGGAACTATATCTTCCAG GTGATTGTGAACCCCCACTATGAGGTGGCAGAGTCAGATTTCTCCAACAATATGATACAGTGCCGCTGCAAGTATGATGGGCATCGGGTCTGGCTGCACAACTGCCACACAGGTAACTCCGAGCCACTGTGGAACCAGTCATGTATAGGCTCAGGGAGCTGGAAGACTGTAAATGTACCCTCTGCTCCCACACTCTAG
- the R3HCC1L gene encoding coiled-coil domain-containing protein R3HCC1L isoform X3, with protein sequence MFNDDGDCLDPRLLQELSGNTKGRESIQEPRFDYYNHEVPDIDLSDCEFPHVIEIYDFPQEFRTEDLLRVFCSYQKKGFDIKWVDDTHALGVFSSPITARDALGIKHTMVKIRPLSQATRAAKAKARAYAEFLQPAKERPETSAALARRLVISALGVRSKQSKTEREAELKKLQEARERKRLEAKQREDIWEGRDQSAV encoded by the exons TTATCAGGGAATACAAAGGGCAGAGAGAGCATCCAGGAACCTAGATTTGATTACTACAACCATGAAGTTCCTGATATTGACCTCAGTGATTgtgaattcccacatgtcattGAAATTTATGACTTTCCCCAAGAATTTCGTACTGAAGACCTTCTACGGGTTTTCTGCAGTTATCA AAAGAAAGGATTTGATATTAAATGGGTGGATGATACACATGCCCTAGGAGTATTCTCCAGTCCAATTACAG CTCGTGATGCGTTGGGTATTAAACACACCATGGTGAAGATTCGTCCCTTGTCACAGGCCACAAGAGCAGCCAAGGCCAAAGCTAGAGCTTATGCTG AGTTCCTCCAGCCAGCAAAGGAGCGTCCTGAGACTTCAGCAGCCCTAGCCAGAAGGTTAGTCATCAGTGCCCTTGGGGTTCGAAGTAAGCAGAGCAAAACCGAACGAGAAGCAGAGCTCAAGAAACTGCAAGAAGCCAGAG AGAGAAAGCGGTTGGAAGCCAAGCAACGAGAAGACATCTGGGAAGGCAGAGACCAGTCTGCAGTTTGA